The genomic window GCTGCTCGACGATTTCGACGTACAAGTCGCCCGCAGGACCGCCGCCGGGGCCGACCTCGCCTTGCGACGCCAGCCTGATGCGCATTCCGTTGCTGACCCCGACGGGAACCTTCACCGAGATGTCGCGACGCGAACGCACGCGGCCGTCGCCTGCGCACTTGCGGCACGGGTCGGGGATGGTCTCGCCTGCGCCGCGACACGTCGGGCAGGGACGTGACGTCATGACCTGGCCGAGGAACGAGCGCTGGACCGATTGAACCTCGCCCGCGCCGCCACACGTCTCACAACGAACGGGCTTGGAGTCACCGTTGGTTCCGGAACCGGTACACAGATCACACAGAATCGCGGTGTCGACGGTAATGTGCTTGGTGACACCCGATGCACATTCGTCGAGCGTCAGCCTCGTTCGCAGGAGGGAATCCGCCCCCGGCTGAGTTCGTCCACGTGGACCACGGCTCGCACCGCCGGCGCCACCGCCGAAGAACGCTTCGAACACATCACCAAGGCCACCGCCGAACCCGGCGCCGCCGAATCCACCGCCCCCGCCTCCACCTTGCTGAAGCGGGTCGCCGCCGAGGTCGACGACACGGCGCTTCTCCGGATCCGACAGCACCTCGTAAGCGGTCGAGATCTCCTTGAACCGAGCCTGAGCGGCCTCGTCCGGATTCACATCGGGGTGGAGTTCGCGGGCCAGCTTGCGGTAGGCGCGCTTGATCTCCTGGTCGGTGGCCTTCTGACCGACGCCGAGTGTTCCGTAATAGTCCCGTGCCACGTAAGTCTCTTTCGTTCAGGTCGTTGTAGTTGAGTCAAGTCCGTCGTGATGATCGACCACGCCGTCGATCGAATACGTTGTGCACTGCCGTCGTGCACCGATGCCGAAATCTTCAGCGTTCCGCGAGGACCTCGCCGATGTATCTGGCAACGGCTGCGACCGATGCAATTGTTCCTGGGTAGTCCATTCGCGTGGGCCCGAGCACACCCATTCCTCCCAGCACCATGCCAGCCGAACCGTAACCAGTGGAAATCACCGAGGTTCCACGCATCTCCTCGACCTGGGTTTCCTCGCCGATGCGCACCGTCACAGTCCTGGTGTCCTGCGTCACAGCCAGCAGTTTCAGTACTACCACCTGCTCCTCCAGCGCTTCGAGAACTGCGCGGAGCGAGCCCGGAAAACCTGCATCTCCGGCGAAGTCGGCCGCGTTGCGGGTCAGGTTCGCAGTCCCGCCCAACACCAGCCGCTCCTCGGGGTGTTCGACGAGCGATTCGATCAGCACGGACGCCGATCTGATCGTCGCGTTGCGCAGTGACGCCGGTGCGTTCTCGGCGAGTTCTGCCACCGCAGCCGATGCCGCAGCCAGGCGCTTGCCCTCGAGCGCGCCGCCGAGAAGTCGACGCAACTGCGAGAGCTCCTCGTCGTCGATGACGTCGCCGAGCTCGACGATGCGCTGGTCGACACGACCGGAATCCGTGATGAGAACCATGAGCAAGCGTGCCGGGGTGAGCGCGACGATCTCGAGGTGGCGAACCGAGGACACCGACAGAGTTGGATACTGAACGACGGCTACCTGACGCGTCAGCTGCGCCAGCAACCTCACACCGCGTCGAAGCACGTCGTCGAGATCGACACCGTTCTCGAGGAATTCCAGAATCGCGCGACGTTCGGCAGGTGACAGCGGTTTGACGTCGGCGATGCGATCGACGAACTGCCGGTATCCCTTGTCCGTCGGCACGCGACCCGAGCTGGTGTGCGGCTGCGCGATGTAGCCCTCTGCCTCGAGGACCGCCATGTCGTTGCGCACAGTTGCGCTGGACACGCCCAGGTTGTGGCGTTCGACCAATGCACGTGAGCCGACGGGTTCCTGAGTGGAGACGTAGTCGGCGACGATCGCGCGCAAAACCTCGAACCGCCTGTCGTCCGTACTCGACATTGTCTTCGATCCCCCTCCGATCCGTTCTCCGTCACGTGCAGCCCGCCAAGGGCGAGGTCGTCGCCCGAGTCTAGTAGCCGTCGAACGATCACCGCTTCAAGGCCTTAGTGTGGTGCGGTGGCCTATTCGACTCCGACGACGTTCACCTCATGATCTTCAAGGGCGTTCGCGACGGTAAGCCGTACCCGGAGCATGGTCTGTCCTTACGCGATTGGTCGAAGATTCCCCCACGTCAGTTGCGGCTCGATGAGATCGTGACGACGACGAAAGTTCTCGAACTCGACCGTCTGCTGTCCGAGGACTCGACGTTCTACGGCGACCTGTTTCCCCATGCCGTGCACTACCGAGGTGTGGTGTACCTCGAGGACGGCCTACACCGCGCGGTGCGGGCTGCGCTGCGGAACCGCACAGTCCTGCACGCGAGGGTGTTCGATTACGACTTTCTCGCGGCGACGCCGCCCGTGCACGAATAATTACGTCCGGCGGTAACTACGCACGCACGATGCAAGTCTCGAGCCGTGCGTGCGTAGTTACGCCCCGCGGTAACTACGCACGCACGGGCGGCTACGCCGCAATCCCACGGGCGGCTACGCCGCAATCCCACGGGCGGCTACGCCGCAATCGCGCGCACCACAGCGTCGGCGAGCAGCCGTCCCCGATCGGTCAGGACGTAGTTCTCACCCTCCACGACCATGAGACCATCCGCGACGACCTGGTCCGCTGCACGGCGTTCCGAGTCGTCGAGCGCAGCCGCGGACAGACCGGTCCTGAGTCTGATTTCGAGCATGAGCTGTTCGAGGTGCCGGTCCCCGGCGGTCAGTAACTCGCTGCCCGCCACCGGAAGCTCACCCGACACCAACTGCTCTGCATATCGGGCGGGGTGCTTGACGTTCCAGAAGCGGGTGCCGCCGATGTGGCTGTGCGCGCCGGGACCTGCACCCCACCAGTCGCCGCCATCCCAGTAGCCGATGTTGTGCTTGCATTCGGCGTCTCGACCCGTAGCCCAGTTGGACACCTCGTACCAGTGCAGACCCGCCTCGGAAAGCACCGAATCGATGCGCTCGTATCTGCTGGCGAGCACATCGTCGTCCGGCATCGGAAGCTCGCCCCGGCGGACTTTCCTAGCCATTGCGGTGCCGTCCTCGACGATGAGCGCGTAGGCGGACACGTGGTCGACGCCTGCTTCCAGTACCGCAGCCAGCGACGCGTCCAGATCGACGTCGCGTTCGCCGGGGGTGCCGTAGATGAGGTCCAGGTTGACGTGATCGAACCCCGCCGCCCGCGCTTCCTTCGCCGCAGCAACCGCACGGCCAGGGGTATGCGTTCTGTCCAGAACTGCCAACACGTGCGGCGCGGCGGACTGCATGCCCAGGGAAATCCGGGTGAAGCCGGCGGAGTGCAGCTGCTCGAAGAACTCCGGTGATGTCGATTCCGGGTTCGATTCGGTGGTGACCTCGGCGTCCGTGGTGAGCCCGAAACTCCCGCGGACGGCGTCGAGCACGTCGGTCAATCCACTTCCGCCGAGCAACGAGGGCGTCCCGCCCCCGACGAACACCGTGTCGGCCGTGGGGACGTGCCCGGCCCGCTCGCTCATCAACGCGGCCGCAGCACCGAGTTCGCGACGGAGCCCTTCCATCCACGACTGCGGCGACGCGGAAGTTCCCAGCTCACCGGCCGTGTAGGTGTTGAAATCGCAGTATCCGCACCGAGTAGCGCAGAAGGGGACATGGACGTAGATCCCGAACGGCCGTCGTCCCACGCCCTCGAATGCCGCGTCGGGCAATTCGAGATGGGCGGTGGGTGCAGCCAGAAGATTCACCGGTCCAGTCTCCCAGAAGCCGCTACACTCCCCCGCCACCGATGCGATCGAAAACTTTTCACCTGCTCTGCCAGCCTATTTACCTTCGATTTGGGGTAAATAGCGCTACCGCGGTCGGACCTGGGCTTAGGCCGTGGCACAATGGTCACCGTGACTGACTCTGGGATCCCCCTCGTGGCGCGCCGCCATGTAGATCTCAAGCGTGTTTGCAGTTCGTCGTGTCGTTGTTGTCGAGCATGTAGCTGAGCTCTGCGCCAGCCCGCTCGACCCGGCCTACAGCAGCACATTTCTCGTCAGACCCAAGATCCGTCCGGATGAGCGTGCACGCGGTGAGAATCAGCCCTCTCTCCGCAGCCGCCCGGGAGTCGAAAGATCCAGGAGCACATCGATGTCGTCGACCACCGACGCGGCAACGCCCGCCGCATCGTCCGACCCCGCGCGCGTTGCCCCGAGGGAACGCACCGCTCGTCCGACGAAGCGCAGGGCCGAGGGCCAGTGGGCACTCGGTTATCGTGAGCCGCTGAACGCGAACGAGCAGGCGAAGAAGGACGACAACCCGCTCAACGTTCGCGCCCGCATCGAGAACATCTACTCGAAACAGGGCTTCGACAGCATCGACAAGGGCGACCTACGCGGCCGCTTCCGCTGGTGGGGTCTTTACACCCAGCGTGAGCAGGGCTACGACGGCACGTTCACCGGCGACGAGAATCTCGACCTGCTCGAAGCCCGGTACTTCATGATGCGCATCCGGTGCGACGCTGGAGCGCTCAACGTCGAGCAGCTCCGTACTCTCGCCGGTATCTCGAAGGACTTCGGTCGCGACACCGCCGACTTGTCCGATCGCGAGAACGTTCAGTACCACTGGATCGAGGTCGAAAACGTCCCCGAGATCTGGCGTCGCATCGAAGCAGTGGGTCTGAAGACGACCGAGGCCTGCGGCGACTGCCCACGCGTCGTGCTCGGGTCCCCGTTGGCTGGCGAAGCCGTGGACGAGATCCTGGACCCGACCCCCGCTATCGACCAGATCGTCGAGCGCTACATCGGCAAGCCGGAGTACTCGAACCTCCCACGCAAGTTCAAGACGGCGATCTCCGGACTCCAGGACGTCGTTCACGAGATCAACGACGTCGCCTTCATCGGCGTCAACCACCCCGAACACGGCCCTGGCCTCGACCTCTGGGTCGGCGGCGGTCTGTCCACCAACCCGATGCTGGCGCAGCGCGTCGGCGTCTGGGTGCCGCTCGCCGAAGTCCCCGACGTGTGGGAGGGCGTTGTGTCGATCTTCCGCGACTACGGCTACCGCCGTCTGCGCGCGAAGGCCCGGCTCAAGTTCCTCATCAAGGACTGGGGCATCGAGAAGTTCCGCCAGGTGCTCGAAGACGAGTACCTGCATCGCAAGCTCATCGACGGGCCCGCACCCGAGAAGCCCTCACGTCCGCGTGATCACGTCGGCATTCAGAAGCTGAAAAACGGGCTCAACGCGGTCGGCGTCGCGCCCATCGCTGGACGCGTCTCCGGCACGATCCTGGGTCAGGTCGCCGACGCTGCCGAGAAGGCAGGCTCGGACCGCATCCGCTTCACGCCGTACCAAAAGCTCATCGTGCTCGACGTGCCCGACGACAAGCTCGAAGCACTGATCAGCGATCTGGACGCGCTGGGTCTCCCGGCCAGGCCGTCGCACTGGCGCAAGAACCTGATGGCCTGCAGCGGGATCGAATTCTGCAAGCTGTCGTTCGCCGAAACCCGAAAGCGTTCACAGGTTCTCGTCCCCGAACTCGAGCAGCGCCTAGCCGACATCAACAGCCAGCTCGACGTCCCGGTGACCATCAACATCAACGGATGCCCCAACTCGTGTGCGCGGTCGCAGATCGCCGATATCGGATTCAAGGGGATGTTGGTCGACGACGGCGACGGGAATCAGGTCGAGGGCTTCCAGGTTCACCTAGGAGGCAGCCTCGGACTGGACAGTGCATTCGGGCGCAAGTTGCGTCAGCACAAGGTCAACAGCACCGAGCTGGGAGATTACATCGACAGAGTGGTGCGGAATTTCGTGAAGCACCGCGAAGACGGCGAACGGTTCGCTCAGTGGGCCGTACGAGCAGACGAGGCGGATTTGCGATGAGTACCCGTATGGATTTGTCGGTCGACGAGCTGAAGGCGATCGCCGAGCGCGGCGCCCGTGAACTCGACGGCGCGAACGCCGTCGAGCTTCTCGAGTGGACCGAACGTGAGTTCGGAAAGAACTTCATCGTCGCGTCGAACATGCAGGATGCCGTTCTGGTTCACCTTGCAGCACAGGTGCGTCCGGGTGTCGACGTCTTGTTCCTCGATACCGGCTACCACTTCGCCGAGACCATCGGCACCCGCGACGCCGTCGAGGCTGTCTACGGCGTCAACATCATCAACGCGCGTGCGGATCTCACTGTCCCGCAGCAGGATGCGATCGAGGGCAAGGACCTGTTCGCGCGCGAGCCGAACCGGTGCTGCGCCATGCGCAAGGTCGCACCGCTCAAGAAGGAACTGGCGAACTACAGCGCCTGGGTCACCGGCATTCGACGGGTCGAGGCCCCCACCCGGGCCAACGCGCCCCTCGTTTCGTTCGACGACGCATTCGGACTGGTGAAGATCAATCCGATCGCCGCATGGTCCGACGACGACATGCAGCGTTACATCGACGAACACTCCATCCTCGTCAACCCGCTCGTCGACGAAGGATATCCCTCGATCGGGTGCGCACCGTGCACCGTCAAGCCCGCCCCCGGCGCCGATCCGCGTAGCGGTCGGTGGGCCGGTAAGGCCAAAACGGAATGTGGGTTGCACGCCTCATGACATCGACATCGACAGTGCTGTCCGAGCGCACCACCATCGACAGCGACCGTTTCGACACCCTCGACGCTCTCGAATCGGAAGCCATTCACATCTTTCGAGAGGTTGCCGGCGAGTTCGAGCGGCCGGTCATCCTGTTCTCCGGCGGCAAGGACTCGACGGTCCTGCTGCACCTGGCGATCAAGGCGTTCTGGCCTGCCCCGCTGCCGTTCACGCTGCTCCACGTCGACACCGGCCACAACCTGCAGGAGGTGTTGGACTTCCGCGACTACGTCGTGGCCAAGTACAACCTGCGCCTGCATGTCGCCAGCGTGGAGGACTACATCGCCGACGGCCGTCTCACCGAGCGCCCGGACGGAATTCGTAACCCGTTGCAGACCGTGCCCCTGTTGGACTCCATCTCGGAGAACCGCTTCGATGCAATCTTCGGCGGAGCCCGTCGCGACGAGGAACGTGCGCGCGCCAAGGAGCGAATCTTCTCTTTGCGCAACGCCTTCGGCCAGTGGGACCCCAAGAAGCAGCGTCCCGAGCTGTGGAATCTGTACAACGGCAAGCACTCACCGGGTGAGCAGGTGCGAGTGTTTCCACTGAGCAACTTCACCGAACTCGACATCTGGCGCTACATTGCCCGCGAAAACGTCGAACTCGCCAGCATCTACTACGCCCACCAGCGCCCGGTCTACCAGCGTGACGGTATGTGGATGACGCCCGGCGTGTGGGGTGGTCCCACCGAATCGGAAGAGTTGCAGACCCTCTCGGTGCGCTACCGCACCGTCGGCGACGGATCCACCACCGGCGCTGTTCTGTCGGACGCCGCCGACAACGAGGCAATTCTGGCCGAAGTGGCCGCATCCCGCCTCACCGAACGCGGCGCAACCCGCGGTGACGACCGCGTCTCCGAGGCAGCCATGGAAGACCGCAAGCGCGAAGGATACTTCTGATGGGCTCACAGCTTCTACGTCTCGCCACCGCAGGCAGTGTCGACGACGGCAAGTCCACCCTGGTCGGGCGGTTGCTGTACGACACGAAATCCGTTCTAGCCGACCAGATCGACGCCGTCACCCGCGCGTCCGTGGACCGCGGCCTCAGCACTCCCGACCTGTCGTTGCTCGTCGACGGCTTGCGTGCCGAGCGCGAACAGGGCATCACCATCGACGTGGCGTACCGCTACTTCGCTACGCCTGCGCGCTCGTTCGTACTCGCCGATACCCCGGGACACGTTCAGTACACCCGCAATACCGTGTCCGGCGCCTCGACGGCTCAGCTTGTCATTCTCCTCGTCGATGCCCGTAAAGGCGTCATCACCCAGACCCGCAGGCACGCCGCGGTTCTCGCACTTCTCGGAGTACCCAAGCTGGTTCTCGCCGTCAACAAGATCGACCTCGTCCCCGACCCGGCTCAGGTGTTTGCGGACATCTCCGCGGAATTCAACTCCCTGACGAGTTCGCTGGGGTGGGCAACCGAGGACGTCACCGAGATTCCCGTCTCTGCGCTGCACGGCGACAACGTCGCTGTGCGTTCGACGAACACCCCGTACTACGACGGGCCCACCCTGATCGAACATCTCGAGTCGGTGCCGGTCGATGCCGAACCTCATCGCGTCGGTCTCAGGTTCCCCGTCCAGTACGTCATTCGCCCTCGCACGGCAGAATTCCCGGACTACCGCGGTTACGCCGGACAGGTCGCGGCAGGCACCGTATCCCCCGGCGACGAGGTACTCGTTCTTCCGTCGGGCACCCGGACCACTGTCGAGCGCATCGACACCGCCGACGGCGTACTCGCAACCGCGAATGCCGGCCGAAGCGTCACCCTGATCCTCGCCGACGACGTCGACGTCTCGCGCGGCGACACCATCGTCTCCCCACAGGATGCGCCGGAGCCCATCGGCGAATTCGACGCCACCGTGTGCTGGCTCGCCGAGAAGCCTCTACGCGCCGGTGCCCGCCTGCTTCTCAAGCACGGCACTCGAACGACTCAAGCCATTGTCGGCACGTTGGTGGAAAAGTTCGACGAGCAGAACCTCACAGCAGACCCCTCACCGGAGTCCTTGGAGCTCAACGACATCGGCCGAATCTCTGTTCGCGTGGCCGAGCCGATCGTCGCCGATGACTATGCCGTCAATCGCCATACCGGCAGCTTCCTGCTGATCGACCCGGCAGGCGGAAATACGCTCGCCGCAGGTCTCGTCGGCGATGCTCTGTCGGCGGTCGAACTCGGAACCGCCGCGCCTGCAGTTGTATGAACACCCTGATTGCCGTCGGACACGGCAGCCGCGATCCACGCTCCGAGCGCACCGTGGCAGCCGTCGTCCGACAGGTCCGCCGTCGACGTCCCGATCTCGACGTACGCGTGGCATTCCTGGACTTGACGTCTCCCAGCGTCGACGAGGTGTTGAACGAGGTTGCCTCCGAAGGTATCCGGTCAGCTGTGCTTGTACCGTTGTTGCTGGGGAACGCATTTCACGCACGTGTCGACCTGCCAGCTCTGCTGGACGCAGCGCGAGCTCGACATCCGCATCTGGTGCTGGTCCAGGCCGAGGTTCTCGGTGACGATCCGCGGTTGATCGCTGCTGTGCGGGCCCGCATCGTCCAGTCAGGTGTCGACATAGCCGACGCCGGGGTCGGCGTCTTGCTGACAGCTGTCGGCTCCTCGCACGCTCCTGCCAATCAACGGACACGAGCATTGGCAGAACGCCTGCTGTCGGGCACTGCGTGGACCACTGCCGTGACCTGCTTTGCAACTGCTCGGGATCCGCAGCCGGCCGAAGCGTTGGCCCGCATCGAAGCGGCAGGCGCCGATCGAATCGTCGTCGCACCTTGGTTTCTCGCGCCCGGCCTGTTGACGGACCGGGTATTCGACATCGTCGACGAGCTGATGCCGTCAGCCGTGCGTGCAGGCGTGCTGGGCGACCATCCGCTCGTCGCCGACGTGGTGTCGAGCCGTTACGAGACTGCGGCACTGACGGTCTCGACAAGAATCACCGCCTGACGTCAGCCTAGGATCGACGAGTCCTCCACCGTCCGCTGATACGTGTACAACGTGGTGACCAGGCAGACGACGGTCGCCGCGATCAACACCTGAGGTCCAGTGATGAACACACTCATCACGCCGCCGATCACCGCACCCAGTGTGAACCCTGCATAGAGCAGGAAATATTCGAGCCAGTCTTTTGCGGATCCACCACTGATGTGCCGTTCGATCCCCTGCCCCATCTTGACCAATGTGCCAGTGACGTAGCTGAGTGGAATCGACACCTCACCGTTCTTCACGAACGACGTATTCAGTGCGCCCATTGCGAACGAGATGAAGAGGATCGGTACGAATTGCACCTGCGGCGCACTCCACCCGCTCAAGATCACGTCGACCACCGACGCGATCGCCAAGGCAATCGTCGTGAGAACTGTCGCGCCGTGTGGATGGTCTTTCCACAGATGTCGCCTGCACAGTGACGCAATAACGACGCCCCCGACGAACGTCAGGATGAGCAGAATTGCTGCACCCGCCATGGCGTTCTCACCACGAAAGAACCCAACGGCCCCGCGTTCGGTATTTCCCGTCATGAACGTGACGAAGTAACCAGCGGTGTTGGTGAACGCGGCAGCGCCGACCAGACCTGCAAGTCCGGCCAGCACCCAGGACAGCCTGGCGTGGGAATTGAACACTTCGCGCATGCACTCCGACGATAGATAACGGCGGGCCCCGGCGCCCTATGGAATCCATCACGATCCGGGGTTTCGGTCCGTTTCGCCCACAGTTCGGTGCTTGCCACGCCGAGGCGTAGGTGACCGAATGAGACAGTCGCTTTGGGCCCCGGTGACCGAATGAGACAGTCGCACACTCAGAGTGACCGAATGAGACAGTCGGTCACACAGGAGACAACGAAAACCGGGGCAACGTTGGACGCGGCCCCGGCTTGTCGTCGGTCGGGCTAGCTCGACGCTGCTCGCTCCAGAGGGCTTGTTTCGACGACGTCTCCGGTGGATGCAATCTTGGGGATCCGCGTCGCCCGCGCGTAGACGGTTTCGCCCGGGGCGAGTTGCAGAGCTTCGCTGTCGCCGCGGGTGATCTGTGCAGCGAACTGTTCGCCGGTTGCGGTGTTCTTCAGTTCCACCTTGACCTCGAAACCGAGGTGCACGACGCGCTCCACGATTGCGCGCGTGACTCCAGCCGACTCTGCTGTACCGCTTGCCTGCGCTTGCGAGAGGGAGGGATCCCGGCCGACGCGGATGTCGTGCGGACGGACCAACTGACCATTCAGTCGCGCGACCTGCCCGAGGAACGACATGACGAAGTTGTTGTCCGGCCGATCGTACAAGTCCTCGGGGGTTCCGATCTGTTCGATCCTGCCCTTGTTCAGCACCGCAATGCGGTCCGCGACATCGAGTGCTTCTTCCTGGTCGTGGGTGACCAGGACCGTCGTGACGTGGACCTCGTCGTGAAGGCGTCGTAGCCATGTCCGTAGGTCCTCACGAACCTTGGCGTCCAATGCGCCGAACGGTTCGTCGAGCAGGAGTACCTGTGGATCGACAGCCAGCGCGCGGGCAAGAGCCATGCGCTGACGCTGTCCACCGGACAACTGCGCGGGAAAGCGAGTGTGAAATCCCGCGAGACCGACGATTTCGAGAAGCTCGTCCACCTTGCGCTTGATCTCGTCCTTGGGGCGCTTCCTGATCTTGAGCCCGAACGCGACGTTGTCTCGCACGCTGAGGTGTTTGAACGCCGCGTAGTGCTGGAACACGAACCCGATCTCGCGACGCTGAGGACTGATCCAGGTGACGTCCTGGCCTCCGAGAATCACCTGGCCGGAGTCCAACTGTTCCAGGCCGGCAATAGATCTGAGCAGTGTCGACTTGCCCGACCCGCTGGGCCCGAGCAGGGCGGTCAGCGAACCTTTCGGTATGTCGATGCTGACGTTGTCGAGCGCTGCGAAGTCACCGTAATGCTTGTTGGCACCGACAACGGAGATTTCGATCTCGTCGGATTTCTGTACGGTCATTACTTCGTCCTCTTCTTGTCGAGGGTCGTCATCAGGAGCAGGACGATGACGGCGATAGCCATGAGCAGAGTCGACGCGGCATATGCGCCCTGCTGGTTGAAGTCCTCGTAACGCGAGTTGACGAGAAGCGTCAAGGTTTGCGAAATGCCGGGAAGGTTCGTCGACACCATGATGACTGCACCGAACTCCCCGAGCGATCTCGCCACCGTCAGCACGATGCCGTACGTCAGTCCCCATCGGATCGCGGGAAGTGTGATTCGCCAGAACGTCTGCAGTGACGACGCACCGAGCGTGGAGGCCGCCTCTTCCTGTTCTTCACCGATCTCGTACAGGACCGGCTCGACTTCGCGAACCACGAACGGGAGGGTGACGAAAATTGTTGCTATCACCATGCCAGGCAGGGCGAAGATGATCTTGAATCCGAGACTTTCCACTCCCCCGAACCAACCGTTGGCACCCCACAGCAGAATCAGCGCGACACCCGTGACGATCGGTGACACAGCGAACGGCAAATCGACGATGGCTTCGACGATTCCCTTGCCGCGGAATCGTCCTCGGACCAGAGCGAGCGCAGTGATCACACCGAAGACGACGTTGATCGGCACGACTATAGCCACGATCAACAGCGACAACTGAAGCGCAGATTGCGAAGCGGGTGTCGTGATCAGACCCCAGAACGCGGCGAACCCGTCCTCGAACGTGCGATAGAGGATGGCGCCGAGAGGAAACAGAACAAGCGCGGCGAGGTAGAGCAATGCCACCGTGCGAAGCGAGATCTTGACCGGCAGTCCGATCTTCATCGAGTTTGCTCCTCACGTCGCGCCAAACGGTTGCCGATGATGCGCAGGACGAACAGGACGACGAAGGCCAGTGCCAACAACACCACCGAGATCGCGGCGGCGTCCACGGGCTGATCGTATTCGATCAGTTCACGGATGTACTGCGACGCAATCTGAGTCTCACCCGGGATGTTGCCCCCGATGAGCACAACGGACCCGAATTCGCCGATTGCGCGCGCAAACGCCAGACCGGTACCGCTGAGAACCGATGGAAGCAGGACGGGCAGCACGATCGAACGAAATATCGTCCAATTGTTGGCCCCGAGCGATGCGGCTGCTTCCTCCACCTCGTTGTCGAGTTCGATCAGCACCGGCTGCACGGCGCGCACGACAAATGGAAGTGTGACGAACAACAGGGCCACCACGACGGCAGGCTTGGTGGCGTTGAACACCAGACCGACAGGGCTCGCGGGGCCGTACAACGACAGCAGCACGAGACTGGCAACAATGGTCGGCAGGGCGAACGGAAGATCGATCAACGCGTTGACGAACCGCTTGCCGGGGAACTCGTCACGAACGAGCACCCATGCGATCAGCGTTCCGAACACGAGGTTCACGAGGGCAGCAGCCGCCGACACCTCGAGCGTCACCTTGAACGTGGCCACGGCCCGAGGCGCAGTGACCGCGTCCCAGAAACCGACGATGCCGTCGTCGAAGGATTTGACGGTCAGAGCAGCGAGCGGCAGCAACACGATTACGCTGAGCCACAACATCGCCACGCCGAGCCCGAACGGACCGACCGATCCGGACCCGCGGAACTTCTTCCCCTTGCGAGGAGAGGGCCGCAGGCCCGGACCACCGGGTGTGGAAGCTACGGAACGACCCGGACTGTCGGGGTCGAGACTGGTCGAGGACATGGTGTGCTACTTGGTGTTTTCTTTGTAAATCGTCGTGATCGCACCGGTGTCACCGAACAGTTCGGCGTCGACTGCATCCCAGCCACCGAGCTCGTCGATCGTGTGCAGGCTCGACGGGGTGAAGAACTTGTCGGAGAACTCAGCGGCGATCTCCGGGTTGGTCGGACGGAAACCGGCCTCGGCCCACACCCGCTGCCCCTCGTCGGTGTAG from Rhodococcus sp. P1Y includes these protein-coding regions:
- a CDS encoding phosphoadenylyl-sulfate reductase produces the protein MSTRMDLSVDELKAIAERGARELDGANAVELLEWTEREFGKNFIVASNMQDAVLVHLAAQVRPGVDVLFLDTGYHFAETIGTRDAVEAVYGVNIINARADLTVPQQDAIEGKDLFAREPNRCCAMRKVAPLKKELANYSAWVTGIRRVEAPTRANAPLVSFDDAFGLVKINPIAAWSDDDMQRYIDEHSILVNPLVDEGYPSIGCAPCTVKPAPGADPRSGRWAGKAKTECGLHAS
- a CDS encoding nitrite/sulfite reductase → MSSTTDAATPAASSDPARVAPRERTARPTKRRAEGQWALGYREPLNANEQAKKDDNPLNVRARIENIYSKQGFDSIDKGDLRGRFRWWGLYTQREQGYDGTFTGDENLDLLEARYFMMRIRCDAGALNVEQLRTLAGISKDFGRDTADLSDRENVQYHWIEVENVPEIWRRIEAVGLKTTEACGDCPRVVLGSPLAGEAVDEILDPTPAIDQIVERYIGKPEYSNLPRKFKTAISGLQDVVHEINDVAFIGVNHPEHGPGLDLWVGGGLSTNPMLAQRVGVWVPLAEVPDVWEGVVSIFRDYGYRRLRAKARLKFLIKDWGIEKFRQVLEDEYLHRKLIDGPAPEKPSRPRDHVGIQKLKNGLNAVGVAPIAGRVSGTILGQVADAAEKAGSDRIRFTPYQKLIVLDVPDDKLEALISDLDALGLPARPSHWRKNLMACSGIEFCKLSFAETRKRSQVLVPELEQRLADINSQLDVPVTININGCPNSCARSQIADIGFKGMLVDDGDGNQVEGFQVHLGGSLGLDSAFGRKLRQHKVNSTELGDYIDRVVRNFVKHREDGERFAQWAVRADEADLR
- the dnaJ gene encoding molecular chaperone DnaJ — translated: MARDYYGTLGVGQKATDQEIKRAYRKLARELHPDVNPDEAAQARFKEISTAYEVLSDPEKRRVVDLGGDPLQQGGGGGGGFGGAGFGGGLGDVFEAFFGGGAGGASRGPRGRTQPGADSLLRTRLTLDECASGVTKHITVDTAILCDLCTGSGTNGDSKPVRCETCGGAGEVQSVQRSFLGQVMTSRPCPTCRGAGETIPDPCRKCAGDGRVRSRRDISVKVPVGVSNGMRIRLASQGEVGPGGGPAGDLYVEIVEQQHEVFVRDGDDLHCTIRVPMVDAALGTSVSIDAIIDGPTEISIDQGTQPGAVAVLRGHGMPKLRSGIRGDLHAHLEVVVPAKLDSKQTQLLEDLKRLRDRDAAEVVTTGSQHSGGLFSRLREAFSGR
- the hrcA gene encoding heat-inducible transcriptional repressor HrcA, which encodes MSSTDDRRFEVLRAIVADYVSTQEPVGSRALVERHNLGVSSATVRNDMAVLEAEGYIAQPHTSSGRVPTDKGYRQFVDRIADVKPLSPAERRAILEFLENGVDLDDVLRRGVRLLAQLTRQVAVVQYPTLSVSSVRHLEIVALTPARLLMVLITDSGRVDQRIVELGDVIDDEELSQLRRLLGGALEGKRLAAASAAVAELAENAPASLRNATIRSASVLIESLVEHPEERLVLGGTANLTRNAADFAGDAGFPGSLRAVLEALEEQVVVLKLLAVTQDTRTVTVRIGEETQVEEMRGTSVISTGYGSAGMVLGGMGVLGPTRMDYPGTIASVAAVARYIGEVLAER
- the hemW gene encoding radical SAM family heme chaperone HemW, whose product is MNLLAAPTAHLELPDAAFEGVGRRPFGIYVHVPFCATRCGYCDFNTYTAGELGTSASPQSWMEGLRRELGAAAALMSERAGHVPTADTVFVGGGTPSLLGGSGLTDVLDAVRGSFGLTTDAEVTTESNPESTSPEFFEQLHSAGFTRISLGMQSAAPHVLAVLDRTHTPGRAVAAAKEARAAGFDHVNLDLIYGTPGERDVDLDASLAAVLEAGVDHVSAYALIVEDGTAMARKVRRGELPMPDDDVLASRYERIDSVLSEAGLHWYEVSNWATGRDAECKHNIGYWDGGDWWGAGPGAHSHIGGTRFWNVKHPARYAEQLVSGELPVAGSELLTAGDRHLEQLMLEIRLRTGLSAAALDDSERRAADQVVADGLMVVEGENYVLTDRGRLLADAVVRAIAA
- a CDS encoding type II toxin-antitoxin system VapB family antitoxin, with product MIFKGVRDGKPYPEHGLSLRDWSKIPPRQLRLDEIVTTTKVLELDRLLSEDSTFYGDLFPHAVHYRGVVYLEDGLHRAVRAALRNRTVLHARVFDYDFLAATPPVHE